The following DNA comes from Alnus glutinosa chromosome 6, dhAlnGlut1.1, whole genome shotgun sequence.
tgaAGAGATAAGTCTTCATAGCAACATAAATTTCTACATCCCTCAGAAGCAACAAAATAGGAACAACTTACATATTCAAGCCAATAAATTAGAAACATAATAACCACCCAGACTAACAGACCCCATGATagctaaacaaattaaaagcataTAAAAAACCAACTAGACTAGGAGGACTGACTGTATGATAGACTTACACTTCATTAGAACAAcccaccaaaagaaaaaaaatgggtccTTGTCCTGAAGGACATACTCAGGAAACTGCTTCTTCATTTGTAGACTGTTGGGATAATAGCCAttgacacatgcatgcatgtggcAGACATGAAATGTTCTGGCAAATAGCATTATGATGCCGAAACCAATAAGTTATATCACTGCCCCAAGTCCTCAATTTTATTTACTTCTATGCACCATTTTAAATTTTCATGCTTGTAAGTTTCATGAGATTTTTCAGATGGTGGGCCATTCACACCTTCTCAGCTTCCAATCTTTTCCATCGGTCTTTTAATCTTTGTTGATGCCAACTGTTGGTTACTTTCCCTAATTTTACTCTTTTCTTCCAGGAGAAGCCTTCTGTGATGTTGTTGGAAGTCCCTATTATGTTGCACCTGAGGTATTGAAAAAGCGTTATGGACATGAATCAGATGTATGGAGTGCTGGTGTTATCCTTTACATCTTATTAAGCGGAGTTCCTCCTTTTTGGGCTGGTAGTCATCTTCCTGACCTATGATCTCTTATTCTTTGGAGTTGTAGTTGTATTGATGAAATTTATATTCTATTTTGTACCTGAGCTGTATCTATCTTTGCTTATTCTTTGCAGAAACTGAAACGGGAATCTTTAGACAGATTTTACAAGGCAAACTAGATTTTGATTCTGCACCATGGCCTAATATTTCAGAAAGTGCAAAAGATTTGATAAGAAAGATGCTTGAGAGGGACCCAATAAAAAGAATTTCTGCCCATGAAGTCGTATGTGAGTTGTTTCATACCTGTTATGCTTCATGTGCTACTGTAGAAGTTGGTATACCCATGTCCTAGCTTTGTTAAAGCTCTTATTTCTGTATAAGCAGTTAAAACAAAGTTTGTTTGTCTGTCAGGTCACCCATGGATTGTGGATGACAGAGTTGCTCCAGACAAGCCTCTGGATTCTGCAGTTTTGTCACGGCTGAAGCAGTTCTCAGCAATGAATAAACTTAAAAAGATGGCTCTGcgtgtatatttctttttcctccaCAATATTTCTTTTCCCTCCACAAATATCAAAGTTTATAATTCAGGATCATCTTGAGATCAACTCAACTAAGCCTTTAGTCCCAAATAATCGGGGTCCACATGGATTCATTCTGTACACCACTTGTCTCTATCGAGGGTCATATCCCCATTTATCTATCTAACAATCATGTTCTTCCTGACCCACATCATAATTTGAGACCGTTTCAAACTAAGTGAAGTATAGCAGAGCTAGATTGGAACTTGTTTCGAGGAGTAAATATTACTGTgccaaatttataaaaatcttctttttctgtttttctgttttttcccCTGTAAGTTTTGGCCATGCTTGTTAAAGTTTTCAGAAAGTCTTCTatcttttcaaacacaaaatcaCACTTTTCAGAAACATTTACCAAACTAAACACttcttcaaaacacaaaacacaaaacacattcaaaaaacaaaatacaaaacactttttagaaaactttttaCTCCTGATAGTAGTAGCATTTTGAGAAAACAAGTGCTTGTTTTTTCAGTTGTGGAGGCTGCCTTGTTAATtacaaccaatttttttttcaaaaaaaaaaaaatagaggtggCTGCCCGGCCGCTGCTCtagttttttaaaagttttacaaGTAAGATGTCAACCGCCATATCAGAAATAATAAGCTTGCTTTCTCTCAAAATAgaacacaaaacacttttttaaaagttaCCAAACAATTTATCACatcaaaaactttttcaaatcaaaatacaaaaaatattttttcaaaattcttaaacaaaCATAACCTTTATTTTCTGTGACAATGTGATTTTGTTGTTGAATAAGTTTCTATTTACAGAAAGACAAAAGCCAGCTAACCTCGAAGTATAAAGGAATATGGGTTTATGTGGAGAGCAAGGGTACTAGAAATCTAAAGAGAAGATATAGTTGGAAGAAAAGTGTGAAGTACATTAAGGAATTaggttttaagaaaaaaaaaaatagtttgtgGGGCATCTCTATCTTTTACACTGGATTCATTCTACATTTCAATCATGCTAAAACCTGCATTCGTGAATTCAGCAACAGTTTTGTTGAATAATGTTAAGAGTGTTGTGATGGAAGGAATTGCTTTGGCATTCTAGGTGGATTGTGTATTGTCAAAAGTGTTTGGTTGCACAATAGCACTTTAGGTTCCATGAGAGGGATAAAAGAACTTTTCATTCCTCATTGGTCATCATTCTTCATTGGTAACAATCTTCTTTTATTCATAATTTTGTAACGACCGACCAAAATggaattttcttttgttcagACCAGAAGTGATTGTTATACCTGTCAACttctttatgctttctttgtggGAGATATAGCCACAATAGCTGGAGTTTTCACCAGTGTAGATGATTATTTCTAGAATAATCTTCAATTCAAGACATGAAGTGAAGCCACTTGCATGTTGTCGTAGAATATCGGACCAACTTAACTCTATTGTTTCCAGTAACATGAATATGAAGGCAGTTGTCGCACTTTGAAccccccctttcttttttctatttaatgtTTGCTTCTGTGTATAAGTGGTGACTTCTTTTTTGTTACAGTGTTTATGCAAATTGTGCATTTATTTCTTGAATTGGGAAATTTCATTTTCAGGTCATAGCAGAAAAACTTTCAGAGGAAGAAATTGGTGGTCTGAAAGAGTTGTTCAATATGATTGACACAGACAATAGTGGAACAATAACATTTGAGGAGCTTAAAGAGGGTTTGAAAAGAGTGGGCTCTGAACTAATGGAATCTGAGATCAAGTCCCTTATGGACGCGGTAAGTAAATTGTCATAAACGCTAATTTCCAATTGATTGTGTATATTATTTTCTGTTATAACATGGATGATTTGGTTGGCAGGCTGATATAGACAACAGTGGATCAATAGACTATGGTGAATTTCTAGCTGCTACTTTGCACATAAATAAGATGGAGAGAGAGGAGAATCTGACTGCAGCCTTCTCCTATTTTGACAAAGATAGTAGTGGTTATATCACCATTGATGAGCTTCAACAGGCTTGCAAAGAGTTTGGTCTAGGTGATGTCCAACTGGATGAGATAATTCAAGAAATTGATCTAGACAATGTAAGTCTCTCTGCTTACATACTTTCAgattaaaattttccatttccCACTCAAAATTCTTAGATGGCATTTCATAGTTATCATTTTTATCCTTAATTAAGATCATTGTCATCACATATTTATTATATCAGGCCTCTTTAAAGGATCAAACTCTTAGAAATTCTTAAATGTACTTTTATCTCTTTGATTCTGGAGTTTCTGTTGGCTTGTATAAGTTATTTTGGCATCATTACACAGTATTTGTTATAGTTCTTTCCTCTAAGATTAATAATTTAATGGTTGTTTTCTAGTGATGGCTTCATATTCTTAGagttattttgttaatattcaAGGATGCAATTTGGGTACCTTTTATAGAATTTTTAAAGAAGGGTTTTGACTTCATCAGCCaaaattttctgtttttgcaGAAGGAATGGTTTTGGAACTAAtacctacccaaaaaaaaaaaatggtattggAACTACTAGTTTCAAAGTAAGATGGTCCCGATGGTCctggctttctttgttttcgTTATTTGTTGCTTACCACTttctgtttttgctttttttaacaGCTTTCTTTTTCCCTCATAGGAGAACACAGAATTGAATCTGTGACCTCATCCTCCACCCTGTACTTTATACTTAAGAGGAAGGAGATGCCATTTGGTCCAAAGACCATTGGCTTTTCCCTTGTTTTGGAGTTCAAGGTTTGGGTCAAATTAATTCTGTAGGCAAACTCTCATATAGTATTTTGTAAATATATGTACCTTTTGGGAACTCGAACGTGCAATTAGCCAATCAGGTATTGCTTGAAGCTTTTTCATGGAATTTGGGTtgcaagataaaattttaaaagaggTTCGGAGAACCCTTCAACCTCACCTCACCTCACCTCACCTCACCTCTTTCTAGAGTCGgtgactgaaaattttgattatggTTTTGTGATTGAAAACTTTGAGGGCAAGATGTATCTTAACAGAAACATGTTCTTTTAGACTCAAGGGATGAACATTAATCTTAAGTATCACCAGTGGTGTATTCTTGTTAATCTGACCCACAAGCAGCTGCTCAGAGAATGAAGCAGTTTAAAGGGGCTGCTTTTGTATGAACTGAgtattatttgttattgttggtCAATCATTTTGTCAACAATTAACAAATTCAGTCAAATTGATTGCTTCAAAAAAATTAGGGGGCAAAATTTGTGTTCCAGTAATGAGAATGCCATGTAGTTCCAGAATTCGAGAGGATTGAGATGCCGATAGATGTGATAGATGTACTGCAAGAACTTCTTAAAGGTTTCCATTTTTATTGTGGTGTTTTCAGAAGTGGGATGGGGATGGGAGGGGTTACGGTTGTTATCTTGGTTTTCTAGCCCATGGCAATGGAGAAAGAGGCCTTGATAGATAATTGAAAGTAGAGAAATGCTTTGAACAGATAAAGGTGATATAGTCAAAgttgacttatcaaaaaaaaaaaggtgatatagtcaaagtgtgtgtgtgtgtgtgagagagagagagagagagagtataaaGGCAAGAAGAAAGTAGATCATTGGTTAGAGCTATTTTTGTGGTCAAATCAGGTGTATGTTTTATTTGAGGACATAGACACTAGAGATGCTAACCATCCCCTCATCCACGCATGGTGGGCACTTGATACTGGTAATGCATACTTTATCAAGTTCACTTGTGGATTTTCATGTTTAGATTCCACATTTACATTAAGGAAGATATCATCTGATTAGCCGGGGCTAGATCAATGTCAATTGTGCCTCATGTGATCTGTTCATGAGGAATCTCTACACTACCGAGTCTATCGTTATCTGTACTCATTTGCTTGTAGCAAATAGtttaatttgatttgttttcagCAATTTGTTGCGTTCTCACCAGCAGGTAATGTTTTGTCTATTAGAGGGCCATAGAGCTTTTGAAGAAGGTTACATTTGATGTGGAGAATGATTCCATTTTTCATTGCAACATGGTATTGGTGTCACTTCAATGTTAAGTGTTCTAcatcttcaattttatttattttattcattctaACACATGTGATGGTGAACCTCATCAAATGCAGCTACTGATCCCTTGACAAATCTCAGAATCATAGTTGTGAACACTAGTCTAATTTATAGTTATTTTAGTGAGATAAAGTTTTGTCTCCCATTTTATTCATAATTCCTAATTGAGAACAAATAAATCAGAATAGAAGATACTgatattacataaaaaaaaaatttatactctTATCACTTTTCAGGATGGGCGTATAGATTACGGGGAGTTTGCAGCAATGATGAGGACGGGCAATGGAGGAGTTGGGAGGAGCAGAACAATGAGAAGCaatttgaacttcaatttagctGATGCCTTTGGTGTTAATGAGACAAACAGAGATACTAACTAAAAGCAATCTTCTGTACAGTTAATCGATTATAGTTTTAGATTTTAGTGattcttaatttttgtttgtgcTGGGATGGTGCTTATTTTTCTCTTAGGTAATGATGGGTCTTAAAAGTTTACTTTGTAATGTTTCAGAGTGACGACATCTCATCTGTCTTTTGTAGTTTCACGAAAAGAGTGAATTTGATGTCAACAGTCCCAgcaacttcatttttattttctgttttggtgaaAAGGATTTTTAGGAAAGAGCCAGGAGGCCAAGAGTACACAGAACAGCAGGGGTACTCCAAGCATCAGTTGAAAGATCATTTACCCCATAACTAGGAGGAGTAACATGGACAACAAACAGAGGTTAAAGTGCCTTGCCTTCCTCGGCTGTGGTTCCCTTCACGGCGAGCATGCAGGATCCAGGATCGGGGATCCGGTAGGTCTCCAGTTCGCCGGTCATTTACCTGCAATCAGAGGTTAAAGTGCTACATGCTGACCGCCCTTGTCCGTGCAGCAGCTTCAATGAAATAAATGTTCAGCAGATGTACCAACGTGGATTTTGAAGCCATGAGGGGCTGTTGCATTGTATCATGTATGAAACTTCAAGGCTGTGTAAACTGAGAGCCATTATCATAACATTAGTTTGTCTTTTGATTGTCAACAATGGTCTTGATCAAATCTAAACTTTCTTTTAATGTCATCCTTTAATCATatagtatttatattttatattgcaTAGGACAGTTCTATTGCACAGGATCTAAATCGCTTTCCAGGACATTTATTTACCTCTGGTTTTGTTGGGCATAGCTGAGACGTGATAGACATTGCAGCCTGCTTAGACGTGATAGACACGTGAATTTGTGGGTCCTCAACCCAGATCATTTCCAACAGGTCTACGCCCTTAGTCATAGCGCCGCCACATTGTCAACAGTACGGACCGACCCCAAGATATCTCCACCCTATAACATTATATACTCGAAAAGTGGAAATGATTTGATTCTTCTAAACTTCACCGCATGCTTGCAATAGAAATTACTTCACCCCAGAGACCCACCACCGTTCAACGATTTCCACCTTATATTACCAATTGAATAAAGATGCAAATTggctatatatacacacacacttgtaaatcctatttatttgtaataattttttagacaTATTTCCAATGGATCCTATATCGTTGGTAGATGCTCTCACACTAGATTACATTATATGCCTATTAATGTTAATCTTTTATGGTGGAATAATGGAAAAAATGATAAacaagaaatcattttactttttgtaaacAAAGCTTCACAACTTTACTTGCTTTGATCTTGAATAGAGTAATTTGTATTACAAAAAGGTTCACCAAGCTTCTCGCATGCCTTATCTCATCCTTCAATTTGGTTAATAAGCTTGCAAAATCTGTACTTTATACAAAACGGTCCACCAAGTTTCTCGCATGCCTTATCTCTTCCTTTTATCGTTGATAAGACATGCGAGAAGCTTGGTGGACCCTTTTGTACAAAGTATAGATTGTGTGAGATGGTAACAATATTACAAGTTACTTTATTCAAAAGCCATGTgaaaatttcttttcaaaaaataaagataaattctttttgttgttttctccCTTGTTTCTATATAAAAGAGCAACAATCTTTTAGAGTAGAGACATCGATTATAACTTAGTGTGAAAATATCAATAAGATAGTAAAACTGTTAAGAGTGTTTGTCTGTGTTCTTGTAATTGAGTAAGAGTGTCGGtgtttctttatatttttgtaaCCTTTTACAATTCTTAACTTTTTGGATATTTGAAAAGAGCAATGCTATATACACCTACGACTATTTTACAACTTGCTACACGTGTCAACATGTAGTTAGAGTCACGCCAGCtactaaaatttcttttaacaCCATTTAATTATATGCTGACAAGTGTTAATAAGTTTATAAatctattatatttatttatcatttGGATAATTGAAACGCCCCTAGGACAATCTTCCTTGTTCTTGTCTTGTTGCTCTACTTACCCTCTACACACAAaccaactaaaaaaaataaaattgttgagtGTAACCTATGGTAGTTCTTAAcatgtaaataaaaataaataaataaaaacatgtaAATGAGTCACGGTAAGGGAGTTAAAGGTAATTAACTTTGTCTTAACAAAAAGCAATAAGAGAAAACTACACTCTACCCTCTTAATGTTtcgtcattttttttcaattttgtctccaaagtgaaaaaatttggCAATTACAATGCACctcaaccaaattttctaattttgcaatgtagccaattcttccaaaaatattcctaaaagaatcattaaaaaaaaaaacctaaaaaaatgaaataaatttggAGGTAGCTGAAGCTATCCCACGAAGCATTTGGGGGCGgccttctttaaaaaaaaaaaaaaaaaaatgatttgtttaaaaatattttcggaaGAATTGGCTACATTGTAATATTAGGAAATTTTATTAGAATgcattgtaatatttttttaactttggagataaaattgaaaaaatatgaaAGTAAAATATGAAGGGCATATTAGTCATTGAAAAGGAAACGGATAGGATAGGCCTAGTTCCAAAGCCGGGCATGGTGTAAAAAAGGGTGagctctgagagagagagagagagcaagcgGTGTTCGAAGAATGGCTTCAATGACTCTTTCGTTATGCTCATCTCTCGCATCCCATTGCAGAATCTGTCCAAAGCAATGCTCATCACCAACACTCTCTTTCTCTAACCATACCAATCTCagctttctctccctctcttcccccaaactctctttctcttcttcttctcccacaTATCCACTTCTCCCCAAGTCCTCTGAATCAGGAGCAGCTGTGCTCGATTCCGTGGCCGACCCGCCGGAGCCTGAAGCCGCAGAAATTGTGGAAATCTCTGCACAAGAAGTCTCCAAGCGTGAGGAAGTGTTCGCTGTGGTCATGGTGAGTAATGGAAAAACCAAACCACAAAGCTCTATGCTTTCTTCGAGTCATTTTGTGGTGACCCATTTgatggttttgatttttgatttttgattggtTTTTTGGGGGGTGATTTTGTGCATACCCAgatgattttttacttttttttttttttactgaattacatgttttttagtgttataTTATGTTCCTCtgatgataattttaagagctTATATGTGATCTCAAAGTAAATTTTAATCCCATTGTTTTTtcgttgtgttttttttatttattattattgtaatttttggatTACCGATGatatattgattattatttgacgTTTTTCAGATGACATTTGCTAATGTTATGTTTATGCTTTGATTGTGGTTGATGTATTGTGGCCTTGTTTAGATAGGATCACGCCAATACATCGTTTTTCCTGGGCGGTTTATTTATACTCAGAGGCTTAAAGGTGCTAATGTCGACGATAAGGTATGTTTTATTCCTGTTTATTCTTGATCATATTGTTGATTGCTTGAAATTTTGTCATTGTTGCACTTCTCAATATAACTTCTTGTCCTCGTCTCGTCTTTTAGTTGGTCCGTTTGAAATCTCTCGTTTTACTTGTTTTAGAAGCATTTGGTGATTCTTGTTAGCTGGGCTTTCCTTGAAATATCAAAAACTCCTTTCTTATCCAGAAGAGGGTAAATCTCAGTTATTGTTGCAATCCACTGTTTGATTTATTACATTGCCAACACCATCTCAATGATGTAG
Coding sequences within:
- the LOC133871882 gene encoding calcium-dependent protein kinase 11 isoform X2; this encodes MKKQGGASQSTAATKPATTVLPYQTPKLRDHYLIGKKLGQGQFGTTYLCTQKSTGAQYACKSIPKRKLLCKEDYEDVWREIQIMHHLSEHPHVVRIEGTYEDSVFVHLVMELCAGGELFDRIVQKGHYSEREAAKLIKTIVGVVEACHSLGVMHRDLKPENFLFDTPADDAKLKATDFGLSVFYKPGEAFCDVVGSPYYVAPEVLKKRYGHESDVWSAGVILYILLSGVPPFWAETETGIFRQILQGKLDFDSAPWPNISESAKDLIRKMLERDPIKRISAHEVVCHPWIVDDRVAPDKPLDSAVLSRLKQFSAMNKLKKMALRVIAEKLSEEEIGGLKELFNMIDTDNSGTITFEELKEGLKRVGSELMESEIKSLMDAADIDNSGSIDYGEFLAATLHINKMEREENLTAAFSYFDKDSSGYITIDELQQACKEFGLGDVQLDEIIQEIDLDNKEWFWN
- the LOC133871882 gene encoding calcium-dependent protein kinase 11 isoform X1; translation: MKKQGGASQSTAATKPATTVLPYQTPKLRDHYLIGKKLGQGQFGTTYLCTQKSTGAQYACKSIPKRKLLCKEDYEDVWREIQIMHHLSEHPHVVRIEGTYEDSVFVHLVMELCAGGELFDRIVQKGHYSEREAAKLIKTIVGVVEACHSLGVMHRDLKPENFLFDTPADDAKLKATDFGLSVFYKPGEAFCDVVGSPYYVAPEVLKKRYGHESDVWSAGVILYILLSGVPPFWAETETGIFRQILQGKLDFDSAPWPNISESAKDLIRKMLERDPIKRISAHEVVCHPWIVDDRVAPDKPLDSAVLSRLKQFSAMNKLKKMALRVIAEKLSEEEIGGLKELFNMIDTDNSGTITFEELKEGLKRVGSELMESEIKSLMDAADIDNSGSIDYGEFLAATLHINKMEREENLTAAFSYFDKDSSGYITIDELQQACKEFGLGDVQLDEIIQEIDLDNDGRIDYGEFAAMMRTGNGGVGRSRTMRSNLNFNLADAFGVNETNRDTN
- the LOC133871068 gene encoding large ribosomal subunit protein bL21c, producing MASMTLSLCSSLASHCRICPKQCSSPTLSFSNHTNLSFLSLSSPKLSFSSSSPTYPLLPKSSESGAAVLDSVADPPEPEAAEIVEISAQEVSKREEVFAVVMIGSRQYIVFPGRFIYTQRLKGANVDDKIILSKVLLVGTRTSTYIGKPVVTNAAVHAVVEEQGKDSKVVVFKYKKKKNYRRNIGHRQPNTRIRITGITGYQDYPAVTLES